In one window of Henckelia pumila isolate YLH828 chromosome 1, ASM3356847v2, whole genome shotgun sequence DNA:
- the LOC140874019 gene encoding uncharacterized protein has product MTERGDASHGNVGQEGGHHHCRHHHEGRRRDSINKFLQVVPKPLMGGENPEEARNWMPRIESDFRAFDCTEEQKLEVLDFVLDVRARLWLDSKAAQARTERGRVTLEDFRQQFQRLYFPPAIRQTQSIELLPLRQGSMTIDEYHQQFIDLLSYSPHINESDASKYYIFLQGLNQDIYSWVVVCDDPTSYETLVNRCRQVENSNRRA; this is encoded by the coding sequence ATGACTGAAAGAGGTGACGCGAGCCATGGAAATGTTGGTCAAGAAGGAGGCCATCATCATTGTCGTCATCACcacgagggtagacgtcgcGATTCTATTAATAAATTTCTACAAGTAGTACCAAAACCCTTGATGGGAGGAGAGAATCCTGAGGAGGCAAGGAACTGGATGCCCAGGATCGAAAGTGATTTTCgggctttcgattgtactgaagAGCAGAAGCTGGAAGTTCTTGATTTTGTTCTCGATGTACGAGCACGCTTATGGTTGGACTCCAAGGCTGCTCAGGcgcgtactgagagaggacgggTAACTTTGGAGGATTTTCGTCAGCAGTTTCAGAgactttattttcctccagctatCCGTCAGACACAATCTATTGAGTTGCTTCCGCTGAGGCAGGGATCCAtgactattgatgagtatcatcAGCAATTCATTGATCTGCTATCTTACAGTCCCCATATTAATGaaagtgatgcgtccaagtattatatctttctgcaaggcctcaATCAGGATATTTATTCATGggtggttgtttgtgatgatccgacatcataTGAAACTCTGGTTAATCGGTGTCGTCAAGTTGAGAACAGCAATAGACGGGCATAA